The proteins below are encoded in one region of Xenopus laevis strain J_2021 chromosome 8L, Xenopus_laevis_v10.1, whole genome shotgun sequence:
- the notch1.L gene encoding neurogenic locus notch homolog protein 1-like: protein MDRIGLLVLLCFLPVLTQGLRCTQTTEMCLNGGRCETSPGGTGVCLCGSYYFGERCQFSNPCATKNQCMNLGTCEPVLQGNAVDFICHCPVGFTDKVCLTPVDNACVNNPCRNGGTCELLSSVTEYKCRCPPGWTGDSCQQADPCASNPCANGGKCLPFEIQYICRCPPGFHGATCKQDINECSQNPCKNGGQCINEFGSYRCTCQNRFTGRNCEETYVPCNPSPCLNGGTCRQTDDTSYECTCLPGFNGQNCEENIDDCPSNKCRNGGTCVDGVNTYNCQCPPDWTGQYCTEDVDECQLMPNACQNGGTCHNTYGGYNCVCVNGWTGEDCSENIDDCANAACHSGATCHDRVASFYCECPHGRTGLLCHLDNACISNPCNEGSNCDTNPVNGKAICTCPPGYTGPACNNDVDECSLGANPCEHGGRCTNTLGSFQCNCPQGYAGPRCEIDVNECLSNPCQNDATCLDQIGEFQCICMPGYEGLYCETNINECASSPCLHNGKCIDKINEFHCECPPGFKGILCQQDVDECTSTPCKNGAKCLDGPNSYTCQCTEGFTGRHCEQDINECVPDPCHYGTCKDGIATFTCLCLPGYMGRLCDKDINECISAPCQYGGQCTDRENGYICTCPKGTTGVNCETNLDDCASNPCDYGKCIDKIDGYECTCEPGYTGKMCNININECVSNPCRNGGTCKDKINGFTCVCPDGYHDHMCLSEVNECNSNPCIHGTCHDGVNGYKCDCEAGWSGSNCDINNNECDSNPCMNGGTCKDMTGAYICTCKAGFSGPNCQTNINECASNPCLNHGTCIDDVAGYKCNCMLPYTGAICEAVLAPCAGSPCKNGGRCKESEDYETFSCECPPGWQGQTCEIDMNECVNRPCRNGATCQNTNGSYKCNCKPGYTGRNCETDIDDCQPNPCHNGGSCSDGINTFFCNCPAGFRGPKCEEDINECASNPCKNGANCTDCVNSYTCTCQPGFSGIHCENNTPDCTESSCFNGGTCIDGINTFTCQCPPGFTGNYCQHDINECDSKPCLNGGTCQDSYGAYKCTCPQGYTGLNCQNLVRWCDSSPCKNGGKCWQTNNFYRCECKSGWTGVYCDVPSVSCEVAAKQQGVDIAHLCRNSGMCVDTGNTHFCRCQAGYMGSYCEEQVDECSPNPCQNGATCTDYLGGYSCECVAGYHGVNCSEEINECLSHPCQNGGTCIDLINTYKCSCPRGTQGVHCEINVDDCTPFYDSFSLEPKCFNNGKCIDRVGGYNCICPPGFVGERCEGDVNECLSNPCDSRGTQNCIQLVNDYRCECRQGFTGRRCDSVVDGCKGLPCRNGGTCAVASNTERGFICKCPPGFDGATCEYDSRTCGNLRCHNGGTCISVLKSSKCVCSEGFTGATCQYPVISPCASHPCYNGGTCQFLAEEPFFQCFCPKNFNGLFCHILDYGFPGGLGKNIIPPDNEDICENEQCAELADNKVCNANCNNHACGWDGGDCSLNFNDPWKNCTQSLQCWKYFNDGKCDSQCNNTGCLYDGFDCQKVEVQCNPLYDQYCKDHFQDGHCDQGCNNAECEWDGLDCANMPENLAEGTLMLVILMSPEKLKNNSVNFLRELSRVLHTNVVFKKDNNGEFKIYPYYGNAEELKKHHIKRSADYWSDAPSAIFSTVKESILPGRRRRELDQMEIRGSIVYLEIDNRQCYKSSSQCFNSATDVAAFLGALASLGNLDNLPYKIEAVKSEVVETPKPSSLYPMLSMLVIPLLIIFVFMVVIVNKKRRREHGQLWFPEGFIPKEPSKKKRREPLGEDSVGLKPLKNMTDVSFMDDNQNEWGDEETLENKRFRFEEQVMLPELVDDQMDHRQWTQQHLDAADLRISSMAPTPPQGEIDADCMDVNVRGPDGFTPLMIAACSGGGLETGNNEEEEDASANMISDFIGQGAQLHNQTDRTGETALHLAARYARADAAKRLLESSADANVQDNMGRTPLHAAVAADAQGVFQILIRNRATDLDARMVDGTTPLILAARLAVEGMVEELINAHADVNAVDEFGKSALHWAAAVNNVDAATVLLKNSANKDMQNNKEETPLFLAAREGSYETAKVLLDHYANRDITDHMDRLPRDIAQERMHHDIVHLLDEYNLVKSPTLHNGPLGAQTLSPICSPNGYMGNMKPSVQSKKARKPSIKANGCKEAKELKGRRKKSQDGKTTLLDSGSSGVLSPVDSLESPHGYLSDVSSPPLMTSPFQQSPSMPLNHLTSMPESHLGMNHMNMATKQEMASSNRMAFDGMTPRLTHLNASSPNTIMSNGSMHFTVGGAPAMNGQCDWLARLQNGMVQNQYNPIRSGIQQGNAQQAQALQHGLMSSLHNGLPATTLSQMMTYQAMPNTRLANQPHLMQAQQMQQQLHHNMQQQQQQHHNSNTTSTHINSPFCSSDINQTDLQQMSSNNIHSVMPQDTQIFATSLPSNLAQSMTTTQFLTPPSQHSYSSPIDNTPSHQLQVPDHPFLTPSPESPDQWSSSSPHSNMSDWSEGISSPPTSLQPQRSHIPEAFK from the exons GCTTCAACGGACAGAACTGCGAAGAGAACATTGACGACTGCCCGAGTAACAAGTGCCGCAACGGTGGGACCTGCGTGGATGGAGTCAACACCTACAATTGCCAGTGTCCACCTGACTGGACAG GCCAGTACTGCACAGAGGATGTGGACGAGTGCCAACTGATGCCGAACGCTTGCCAAAATGGGGGAACCTGCCACAACACCTACGGTGGATACAACTGTGTTTGTGTCAACGGCTGGACTGGAGAGGACTGCAGCGAGAACATCGACGATTGTGCCAACGCCGCCTGCCATAGTGGTGCCACCTGTCACGATCGCGTGGCGTCTTTTTACTGCGAGTGCCCACACGGCCGGACAG GTCTCCTTTGTCACCTGGATAATGCCTGTATCAGCAATCCCTGCAACGAGGGCTCCAACTGTGACACCAACCCAGTCAATGGGAAAGCCATCTGCACTTGCCCACCGGGGTACACCGGCCCGGCTTGCAACAACGATGTGGATGAGTGTTCTCTGG GTGCCAATCCGTGTGAGCATGGTGGGAGATGTACCAACACCCTCGGTTCCTTCCAGTGCAATTGCCCTCAGGGATATGCAGGACCCCGCTGTGAGATTGACGTCAACGAATGTCTCTCCAACCCATGCCAAAATGATGCCACATGCCTGGACCAGATTGGAGAGTTCCAGTGTATATGTATGCCAG GTTACGAAGGCCTTTACTGTGAAACCAACATCAATGAATGTGCCAGCAGCCCCTGCCTACATAATGGCAAGTGCATCGATAAAATCAACGAGTTCCACTGCGAGTGTCCCCCAG GCTTCAAAGGAATTCTCTGCCAGCAAGATGTCGACGAGTGTACCAGCACTCCGTGCAAAAATGGAGCCAAATGCTTGGATGGCCCAAATTCTTACACCTGCCAATGTACAGAAG GTTTCACCGGGCGCCACTGTGAACAAGACATCAATGAATGCGTCCCCGATCCGTGCCACTACGGCACCTGCAAAGACGGAATTGCCACCTTCACGTGCCTGTGCCTGCCTGGGTACATGGGACGTCTGTGTGACAAGGACATCAACGAGTGCATAAGTGCGCCGTGCCAATACGGGGGTCAGTGTACAGACCGAGAGAACGGCTACATATGCACTTGTCCGAAAGGAACCACGG gtGTGAATTGCGAAACCAATCTAGACGACTGCGCCAGTAACCCGTGCGATTATGGAAAATGCATTGACAAGATTGATGGCTACGAGTGCACCTGCGAGCCTGGCTACACAG GCAAGATGTGCAATATTAACATTAACGAATGTGTCAGCAATCCGTGCCGCAATGGTGGGACATGCAAAGACAAGATCAATGGCTTCACATGTGTGTGCCCAGATGGGTACCATGACCACATGTGCCTGTCTGAAGTGAACGAATGCAACAGCAATCCGTGTATCCACGGGACGTGCCATGATGGAGTCAATGG GTACAAATGTGACTGTGAGGCAGGATGGAGCGGTAGCAATTGTGACATCAACAACAACGAATGCGACTCCAACCCGTGTATGAATGGCGGTACCTGCAAAGACATGACAGGGGCCTACATCTGCACCTGCAAAGCAGGATTTAGTG GGCCAAACTGCCAAACTAACATCAACGAATGTGCCTCCAACCCCTGCTTGAATCATGGAACGTGTATCGATGATGTAGCTGGCTACAAATGCAACTGCATGTTGCCTTATACAG GGGCCATTTGTGAGGCCGTTTTGGCGCCGTGCGCAGGCAGTCCTTGTAAAAATGGCGGCAGGTGTAAGGAATCGGAAGATTATGAAACCTTCTCTTGCGAATGTCCACCCGGTTGGCAAG GGCAAACGTGTGAGATCGACATGAATGAATGCGTCAATCGCCCTTGCCGGAACGGAGCAACGTGCCAGAACACCAACGGCAGTTACAAGTGCAACTGCAAACCTGGTTACACCGGGCGCAACTGCGAGACAGACATTGATGACTGCCAACCAA ACCCTTGTCACAATGGAGGATCCTGTTCTGACGGCATCAACACGTTTTTCTGTAACTGCCCGGCCGGGTTCCGGGGGCCAAAGTGCGAAGAGGACATCAATGAGTGCGCCAGTAACCCGTGCAAAAATGGAGCCAACTGTACGGATTGTGTAAACAGCTACACGTGCACCTGCCAGCCTGGATTTAGTGGCATCCACTGCGAAAATAACACCCCTGACTGCACCGAGAG CTCATGCTTTAATGGCGGCACCTGCATCGATGGGATCAATACATTTACATGCCAGTGTCCTCCTGGATTTACCGGAAACTACTGCCAACATGATATCAACGAATGCGACTCCAAACCTTGTCTGAACGGAGGCACCTGCCAGGACAGTTATGGGGCGTACAAGTGCACCTGTCCACAAGGATACACAGGGCTCAACTGCCAG AACTTGGTGCGTTGGTGCGACTCTTCTCCTTGTAAGAATGGAGGAAAGTGCTGGCAGACCAACAACTTTTATCGTTGTGAGTGCAAGAGCGGCTGGACTGGTGTTTACTGTGATGTCCCCAGTGTCTCCTGCGAGGTTGCCGCTAAGCAGCAAG GTGTGGATATCGCTCATCTGTGTCGCAATTCTGGCATGTGCGTGGACACTGGAAACACGCATTTCTGCCGCTGTCAGGCTGGCTACATGGGCAGTTACTGCGAGGAACAGGTGGATGAATGCTCGCCGAATCCCTGCCAGAACGGTGCCACGTGCACAGATTACCTGGGCGGCTACTCGTGCGAG TGTGTTGCCGGCTACCACGGAGTTAACTGCTCAGAAGAAATCAATGAGTGTTTGTCCCATCCGTGCCAGAATGGAGGAACTTGTATTGATCTCATTAACACCTACAAATGCTCCTGCCCCAGAGGAACTCAAG GCGTTCACTGTGAAATCAACGTGGATGACTGCACTCCCTTCTACGACTCCTTCAGCTTGGAACCCAAGTGCTTCAACAATGGCAAATGTATAGACCGCGTGGGAGGCTATAACTGCATCTGCCCTCCAGGCTTTGTAGGGGAACGCTGTGAAGGCGACGTGAACGAGTGCCTATCTAATCCCTGTGACTCCCGTGGGACCCAGAACTGCATCCAGCTGGTGAATGATTACCGCTGCGAGTGCCGGCAGGGATTCACAG GAAGGCGCTGTGACTCTGTTGTGGACGGTTGCAAGGGATTGCCCTGCCGAAATGGAGGAACATGTGCCGTCGCCAGCAATACAGAGCGTGGCTTTATCTGCAAATGCCCTCCT GGGTTTGACGGAGCCACTTGCGAGTATGATTCACGAACCTGCGGTAACCTTCGCTGCCACAATGGCGGCACTTGCATTTCGGTGCTGAAGAGTTCCAAATGCGTGTGCTCCGAAGGCTTTACTGGCGCCACATGTCAGTACCCTGTTATTAGTCCTTGTGCTTCCCACCCTTGTTACAATGGAGGAACCTGCCAGTTCTTAGCCGAGGAACCTTTCTTCCAATGCTTCTGCCCCAAGAACTTTAACGGGCTCTTCTGCCATATCTTGGATTACGGCTTTCCCGGAGGACTGGGCAAGAATATTATCCCCCCTGATAACGAAGATATCTGTGAAAACGAGCAGTGCGCCGAGCTGGCCGACAACAAGGTCTGCAACGCCAACTGCAACAACCACGCTTGCGGATGGGATGGCGGAGACTGCTCGCTCAACTTCAACGACCCATGGAAGAACTGCACCCAGTCGCTGCAGTGTTGGAAATACTTCAACGATGGCAAATGCGATTCTCAGTGCAACAACACCGGGTGTCTGTACGACGGGTTCGACTGCCAGAAAGTCGAGGTTCAGTGCAA CCCATTGTATGACCAGTATTGCAAGGATCACTTTCAAGATGGCCACTGCGACCAAGGCTGTAACAATGCTGAGTGTGAATGGGATGGCCTGGACTGCGCCAACATGCCAGAGAACCTAGCTGAAGGCACCCTGATGTTGGTCATCCTCATGTCTCCTGAAAAGCTTAAGAACAACTCCGTCAATTTCCTCCGTGAGCTGAGCCGAGTGCTCCACACAAACGTGGTGTTCAAGAAGGACAACAACGGGGAATTCAAGATCTACCCTTACTATGGCAATGCGGAAGAACTTAAAAAACATCACATTAAGAGGTCGGCTGATTACTGGTCGGACGCTCCTTCAGCCATCTTCAGCACAGTGAAAGAATCCATTTTACCAGGAAGGCGTCGCAGGGAGTTGGACCAGATGGAAATTAGGGG GTCGATCGTATACTTGGAAATAGACAACCGTCAGTGCTACAAATCCTCCTCCCAGTGTTTCAACAGCGCTACAGATGTTGCCGCTTTCCTTGGAGCTTTGGCCTCCCTTGGGAACCTGGACAACCTCCCCTATAAGATTGAGGCTGTGAAAA GTGAGGTCGTGGAGACCCCCAAGCCCTCTTCTCTCTATCCCATGCTCTCCATGTTGGTCATTCCGTTATTAATCATCTTCGTCTTCATGGTGGTCATCGTGAATAAGAAGCGTCGGCGCGAACACGGACAGCTTTGGTTCCCCGAGGGCTTCATTCCTAAAGAGCCCAGCAAAAAGAAACGGCGAGAGCCCCTCGGGGAGGATTCAGTTGGCTTAAA ACCCCTCAAGAACATGACTGATGTCTCTTTTATGGATGACAATCAGAATGAATGGGGAGATGAAGAGACCCTGGAAAACAAGAGGTTCAGG TTTGAAGAGCAAGTCATGCTCCCGGAACTTGTTGATGACCAAATGGACCACCGGCAGTGGACACAGCAGCACCTTGATGCTGCCGACCTGCGCATTTCATCCATGGCCCCAACACCGCCGCAAGGAGAGATTGATGCTGACTGCATGGACGTCAATGTCCGCGGCCCTG ATGGCTTCACCCCACTTATGATCGCCGCTTGCAGCGGAGGCGGATTAGAGACTGGAAACAATGAAGAGGAAGAGGATGCTTCTGCCAACATGATTTCCGACTTCATCGGCCAGGGTGCCCAACTGCATAACCAAACCGACCGCACTGGTGAGACGGCGCTTCACCTTGCCGCGAGATACGCTCGTGCTGACGCAGCCAAGCGCCTCTTGGAGTCAAGCGCAGACGCTAATGTCCAGGACAACATGGGCCGGACTCCTCTCCATGCAGCGGTGGCGGCTGATGCTCAGGGTGTATTCCAG ATTCTCATTCGGAACCGAGCGACAGACTTGGACGCCCGCATGGTCGATGGCACTACCCCCCTGATCCTGGCCGCTCGGCTGGCTGTGGAAGGGATGGTGGAGGAGCTTATCAACGCTCATGCAGATGTCAATGCTGTTGATGAATTTG GAAAATCTGCTTTGCATTGGGCAGCGGCTGTGAATAACGTTGATGCTGCAACTGTGCTTCTCAAGAATAGTGCAAATAAGGACATGCAGAACAACAAG GAAGAGACGCCCCTGTTTTTGGCTGCAAGAGAAGGAAGCTACGAAACTGCCAAAGTCCTTCTGGATCACTACGCCAACCGTGACATCACAGACCACATGGATCGGCTGCCTCGCGACATCGCCCAGGAACGCATGCACCACGATATTGTTCACCTGCTGGACGAGTATAACCTCGTGAAGAGCCCGACGCTGCACAATGGTCCATTAGGAGCACAGACATTATCTCCCATCTGCTCCCCTAACGGTTACATGGGGAACATGAAGCCTTCGGTTCAGAGCAAGAAAGCCCGCAAGCCCAGTATCAAAGCCAATGGCTGCAAAGAGGCCAAAGAGCTGAAAGGCAGGAGGAAAAAGTCTCAAGATGGGAAAACTACTCTCTTGGATTCGGGTAGCTCCGGAGTGTTGTCCCCGGTGGACTCCTTGGAGTCGCCCCATGGATACTTATCGGACGTGTCTTCTCCTCCGTTGATGACCTCTCCATTCCAGCAGTCTCCCTCCATGCCTCTGAACCACCTGACCAGCATGCCTGAGTCCCACCTTGGCATGAATCACATGAACATGGCCACCAAGCAGGAAATGGCAAGTTCCAATCGAATGGCTTTTGATGGCATGACCCCACGCCTGACCCACCTCAATGCCTCAAGCCCTAATACCATCATGAGCAATGGATCCATGCATTTTACAGTGGGAGGAGCTCCGGCTATGAACGGCCAATGTGACTGGTTAGCAAGGCTGCAGAACGGGATGGTCCAGAATCAGTACAACCCAATCAGAAGCGGCATCCAACAAGGCAACGCCCAGCAAGCGCAAGCTCTTCAGCATGGCCTTATGAGCTCACTCCATAATGGTCTTCCAGCAACAACTCTCTCCCAAATGATGACCTATCAGGCCATGCCCAACACAAGGCTAGCCAATCAGCCTCATCTAATGCAAGCCCAGCAAATGCAACAGCAGCTGCACCACaacatgcagcagcagcagcaacaacatcaCAATTCCAACACGACTTCTACTCATATCAACTCGCCATTCTGCAGCAGCGACATAAACCAGACGGACCTGCAACAGATGTCAAGCAACAACATTCATTCAGTAATGCCCCAGGACACACAGATATTTGCCACCTCTCTACCATCCAATCTTGCCCAATCAATGACAACCACGCAGTTTTTAACCCCGCCTTCCCAGCATAGCTACTCCTCCCCCATAGACAATACACCAAGCCATCAACTACAAGTGCCAGACCACCCCTTCCTGACGCCTTCTCCTGAGTCACCTGACCAGTGGTCAAGCTCCTCCCCTCATTCCAATATGTCTGACTGGTCAGAAGGAATATCCAGCCCTCCCACCAGTCTGCAGCCTCAGCGCTCCCACATACCCGAAGCCTTCAAGTAA